From Mytilus edulis chromosome 8, xbMytEdul2.2, whole genome shotgun sequence, one genomic window encodes:
- the LOC139485980 gene encoding uncharacterized protein, with amino-acid sequence MVYKFILFSIIGITITHKAIGTECVRCVECSISPPEIQNLIPDYEKKCINPKCIKATSETNATNVSFGPCPNNTDDQRINRCGSLRGSVKFSMQPLGDATVTFYLRDCFAVNKNTESGCYTDQNTLNDQKAILVKQFEDDLKSLNVQVGDIQNGEFCIKNDGTNKSCTLMFSSVWLLIMLMLAPIIV; translated from the exons ATggtgtataaatttattttattttcaataattgggATTACAATTACACACAAAGCAATCG GTACAGAATGTGTGAGGTGTGTAGAATGTAGTATCAGCCCACCAGAAATCCAAAACTTAATACCAGATTATGAGAAAAAATGTATTAACCCAAAGTGTATCAAAGCAACGTCGGAAACTAATGCAACAAATGTATCATTTGGTCCATGTCCAAATAATACAGATGACCAACGAATAAACCGATGTGGTTCTCTTCGTGGAAGTGTTAAATTTTCAATGCAACCTTTAGGAG ACGCTACAGTTACCTTCTATCTAAGAGATTGTTTTGCGGTGAATAAAAACACAGAATCTGGATGTTATACAGACCAAAACACCTTAAATGACCAAAAAGCTATCTTGGTAAAGCAATTTGAAGATGATCTGAAAAGCCTTAATGTACAAGTTGGAGATATACAAAATGGAGAGTTCTGTATCAAAAACGATGGTACCAATAAGTCTTGCACCTTAATGTTTTCATCAGTGTGGTTACTAATCATGTTAATGTTGGCACCAATTATTGTATAA